The following proteins are encoded in a genomic region of Drosophila willistoni isolate 14030-0811.24 chromosome 3R, UCI_dwil_1.1, whole genome shotgun sequence:
- the LOC6651387 gene encoding centrosomal and chromosomal factor: MMTMAACYANYDMSSLSHGMSAAALNALQQQQQHSQQQQHGQQQHNQQQQHHHSQQQQQQHSQQQQQQQHMYHAAAVAAHQQQLLQHQRHQQQQQQQQQHSQQQPASHSRHSQAVAAAAQNQNQVAAAVAANSSRQSNSNNNTNSNHSGNSNSSSSGNTNANNATQKDYSIPLHVDCSVEYELPNQPKPPAGQRVEPLLMIHPCYFRKMESQRRSPFVNNMQATARSANNSSVSSAAALGGNGGSAASVPSSAARRAARQNTQQQQQQAQQQQQQRQVYSQQQQQMRQQHQQMSQMSQQAHYPVQQQQQQSSLEQVRRQQQQQAQIHHHQRSSSNQSRQSQSQSHLTNSNNSAAVAQAAAAAAAAASTASIAAAAAGQWDQLAAALAARTAMTPHHMLAPPQALYAAKTANNNNNNNSSSASSAAAVAAAAAAAAASSGKRDAMISGSNYAQTGSKQQHSHTQQQQHCLPPPPHWDPTVGGAAPTQTIAAAAAAGMLMDRSPMATVPSNYQAGPDTTPMRLYGATATPTAGASTAASGVVVGGGGSSSNSTSSAAATDKLSGKYRQYLRSQRMHPYSSLNLAGNLGHTATTTGAFGPFGSAAAAAAAAAAVTPTFQHLQQISCYNV; this comes from the coding sequence ATGATGACGATGGCCGCTTGCTATGCCAATTATGACATGTCGTCACTATCTCACGGCATGTCGGCTGCTGCTCTAAATGCactgcaacaacagcagcaacatagccaacagcagcagcatggCCAACAGCAGCAtaaccaacagcagcaacatcatcattcacagcagcagcagcagcaacacagccaacagcaacaacaacaacagcatatGTATCatgctgctgcagttgctgCACATCAGCAACAGTTGCTGCAACATCAACgccatcagcagcagcaacagcagcagcagcaacatagCCAACAACAGCCCGCCTCACATTCTCGCCATAGTCAagcggtggcggcggcggcccAAAATCAAAACCAGGTCGCCGCCGCTGTCGCCGCCAACAGCTCACGCCAATCGAAcagtaataataatacaaattcAAACCAcagcggcaacagcaacagcagttcTAGTGGCAACACAAATGCCAACAATGCGACACAGAAAGACTATAGCATTCCATTGCATGTCGATTGCAGTGTCGAATACGAGTTGCCCAATCAGCCAAAGCCGCCGGCTGGCCAACGTGTGGAGCCCCTGTTGATGATCCATCCATGTTATTTCCGTAAAATGGAGTCACAGCGTCGTAGTCCATTTGTGAATAACATGCAGGCGACGGCTCGCAGCGCCAACAACAGTTCCGTGAGCAGTGCAGCCGCTTTGGGTGGCAATGGTGGATCGGCAGCATCGGTGCCAAGTAGTGCCGCGAGACGGGCAGCCAGGCAAAatacacagcagcagcagcagcaggcacaacagcagcagcaacagaggCAAGTGTAttcgcagcagcagcaacaaatgcgccaacagcatcagcagaTGTCACAAATGTCGCAGCAGGCGCATTATccagtgcagcagcagcaacaacagtcTAGTCTGGAGCAAGTGCGtcgccaacagcagcagcaggcccaaattcatcatcatcaacgcagcagcagcaaccaaaGTCGTCAAAGCCAAAGTCAAAGCCACCTCACCAACTCAAACAACTCTGCAGCAGTTGCCCAGGCCGCTGCAGCAGCCGCCGCTGCTGCCAGTACTGCATCAATTGCGGCCGCTGCCGCTGGTCAGTGGGATCAGTTGGCAGCCGCTTTGGCAGCCCGAACTGCCATGACACCGCATCACATGCTGGCCCCACCACAGGCTCTGTATGCAGCAAAGACAgccaacaataataataacaacaattccTCCTCCGCCTCATCCGCCGCAGCcgttgccgccgccgctgccgcagCCGCCGCTTCTTCCGGTAAACGGGATGCCATGATATCGGGCAGTAACTATGCCCAAACGggcagcaagcagcagcaTTCACATacccaacagcaacaacactgCCTGCCACCGCCCCCTCATTGGGATCCCACAGTGGGAGGGGCAGCGCCCACACAGACCATagcggctgctgctgcggcaGGAATGCTTATGGATCGATCGCCAATGGCAACAGTTCCTAGTAATTATCAGGCCGGACCTGACACCACGCCAATGAGGTTATATGGCGCTACAGCCACGCCCACAGCGGGTGCCAGTACAGCAGCATCAGGAGTGGTTGtaggcggcggcggcagcagcagtaaTTCAACATCatccgccgctgccaccgatAAATTGAGTGGCAAATATCGTCAATATTTGCGTTCACAGCGAATGCATCCATATTCCTCACTCAATTTGGCCGGCAATTTGGGTCAtacggcaacaacaactggaGCATTTGGTCCATTCGGCTCagcggctgcggctgctgcagcggcagcggcggtAACGCCAACATTCCAACATCTGCAGCAAATTTCCTGCTATAATGTGTGA